A part of Penaeus chinensis breed Huanghai No. 1 chromosome 6, ASM1920278v2, whole genome shotgun sequence genomic DNA contains:
- the LOC125026179 gene encoding uncharacterized protein LOC125026179 isoform X1 has product MAVEARVSVQAMKGRFEQLHEDAPTPATSPPPAHAPAPTPKTSTSPLRLRSASVSGGQGACPSAPQDRKPSERFLDTREEVRKHLGSRSAARAEEAAPKNRSFLAGIVSPAFIGSRGLRSSSTSSSPKKSLKRIGTSELNLVERGAEDEVDTPLRRVSDGNGVGGKPSVVRRIPVFKSVEGGLDNRREEGGGALNANGDLGEHDRKKVLGHARSRSHGNFIITRDVEKDVGAGEKGVGGVTKAKENIWNKDVIVRAMRQKSSDNLFNNRDSRSDYSFEGKQKLVATVVKNMRNKEKPNVLRKFSFTSKTEKELKNKKEKAVAPAKKDKQQVLPVSAPEKKHKWKDREHKPDKTFTSVKKIEIKAAYPSSDGKTSPTSVNIVTSDAVIATAAIAKAVANIAASKAEMSVADGGESASPPATSTSSEPPARPPRRRVGLTPRKKGRAPSPPGPPGEAPQAHKHTLSEDEGSPSHLRAEGRKSIDIHETRMLAEIELSDGIHPDGFRDARLLATDRHRSSDSLSASKVSDRSRQSSPVTAPDASPVWVKRTSVSSLGSSRGASPVEAALGAASKGENRIVPGDLRGHLHDSDQRAASRLEGGVRSPQPHQGESGGESKFDSSENAELEGLPMGPPPKKPPRTFAYDIYKNSKVSRSAGEAVEGADSVGESSVSSSEKLNASPEPVYAVPVKKKKGDKKLDIKPPIRSNSDLSKRELVKPSVAPKPPHIMTKAKRASMVDPLSCPEKDEEAAMTSEFQRQAHIRYSLRRPKKPPPAPPQSPEADRAQDLGGSSSDVAGARANSRVHLNCSYNSLESQEGHHAHPRSCTSSPHDLNSGASDVELSPTSKSFSSGHSIGSNDSDHLKAPAAALRLTAHSTYNLRTSSPTAGDDQPSSLIHCPTASPTALSALFRKRSMSDETLYKGARHGEEPIYATPIFTSNKGSSGHSRQRELHYMCSILFSNDEEADGGRDGTRCRRNSRGGGGSGAGSGAGSGAGSGADSSADGSKNRAGIISAWKREFRQSCRHVQNKIKKSVIR; this is encoded by the exons ATGGCGGTGGAGGCGCGAGTGAGCGTGCAGGCCATGAAGGGCCGGTTCGAGCAGCTCCACGAGGACGCCCCAACACccgccacctcccctcctcccgcccacgCCCCTGCGCCCACGCCCAAAACGAGCACGTCTCCTCTACGGCTGAGGTCGGCGTCGGTCAGCGGCGGCCAGGGGGCGTGTCCCTCGGCGCCGCAGGACAGGAAGCCGTCGGAGCGGTTCCTGGACacgagggaggaggtcaggaagCACCTGGGCAGCAGGTCGGCGGCGCGGGCGGAGGAGGCGGCGCCCAAGAACAGGTCGTTTCTGGCCGGCATCGTGTCCCCGGCCTTCATCGGGTCGCGGGGCCTGAGGTcgtcctccacgtcctcctctccCAAGAAGAGCCTCAAGAGGATCGGGACGTCGGAGCTGAACCTTGTCGAGCGCGGGGCCGAGGACGAGGTCGACACGCCCCTGCGCAGGGTGTCCGACGGGAACGGCGTCGGAGGGAAGCCCAGCGTGGTACGGAGGATCCCCGTGTTCAAGTCGGTGGAAGGAGGACTCGATAACaggcgggaagagggagggggcgccCTGAACGCCAACGGCGACCTGGGCGAACACGACAGAAAGAAGGTTCTCGGCCACGCGCGCTCGAGGTCTCACGGGAACTTCATCATAACGAGAGATGTTGAGAAGGATGTCGGTGCGGGAGAGAAGGGCGTCGGCGGTGTCACGAAAGCCAAAGAGAACATCTGGAACAAGGATGTCATCGTGAGGGCCATGAGGCAGAAGAGCAGCGACAACCTCTTCAACAACAGGGATTCCAGGAGCGACTACTCCTTCGAGGGCAAGCAGAAACTCGTGGCCACGGTGGTGAAAAatatgagaaacaaagaaaagcccAACGTTCTGAGAAAGTTTAGCTTCACTTCGAAGACTGAAAAAGAgttaaagaacaagaaagagaaagcagttGCCCCGGCTAAGAAGGACAAGCAGCAGGTCCTGCCTGTCTCCGCGCCAGAAAAAAAGCACAAGTGGAAGGACAGAGAACACAAACCAGATAAAACCTTTACAAGTGTCAAGAAGATTGAGATAAAAGCAGCGTATCCCTCTTCAGATGGAAAGACATCACCGACATCGGTGAATATAGTAACCTCAGATGCTGTGATTGCAACTGCTGCAATTGCAAAAGCAGTAGCGAATATTGCAGCCTCGAAAGCTGAAATGAGCGTAGCGGACGGCGGTGAATCCGCCAGTCCCCCGGCGACCAGCACTTCGTCAGAGCCTCCAGCCCGACCCCCGCGGCGGCGAGTAGGGCTGACACCCCGGAAGAAGGGCAGGGCTCCGTCCCCGCCGGGTCCGCCGGGGGAGGCGcctcaagcacacaagcacactttGTCCGAGGATGAAGGGTCTCCTAGTCACTTACGTGCTGAGGGCCGCAAGTCAATTGACATCCACGAAACACGCATGCTTGCAGAGATCGAGCTGAGCGATGGCATTCATCCAGATGGCTTTAGAGACGCGCGGTTGCTTgcgacagacaggcacagatccTCCGACTCCCTGAGTGCAAGCAAGGTGTCCGACAGATCGAGGCAAAGCTCCCCAGTGACGGCTCCCGATGCTTCCCCCGTGTGGGTCAAGAGAACGTCCGTTTCTAGTCTAGGGTCCAGCAGGGGGGCGTCCCCGGTGGAGGCTGCTCTCGGGGCAGCCAGTAAGGGGGAGAATAGAATAGTTCCCGGCGACCTGAGAGGGCATCTCCATGACAGTGACCAGCGGGCAGCCTCCAGGCTCGAGGGCGGGGTGCGCTCTCCTCAGCCGCACCAAGGCGAGAGCGGCGGTGAATCCAAGTTCGACTCTTCGGAGAATGCGGAGCTGGAAGGCCTCCCTATGGGCCCCCCGCCCAAGAAGCCACCGAGGACCTTCGCCTACGACATCTACAAGAACAGCAAGGTGTCCCGGAGTGCGGGCGAGGCCGTGGAGGGCGCGGACAGCGTGGGGGAGAGCTCCGTGTCCAGCAGTGAGAAGCTGAACGCGTCCCCAGAGCCTGTTTACGCAGTGCCggtcaagaagaaaaaaggtgacaAGAAGCTCGACATCAAGCCTCCCATCAGGAGCAACAGCGACCTGTCGAAGAGGGAGCTCGTGAAGCCCTCGGTGGCGCCGAAGCCTCCCCACATCATGACCAAGGCCAAGAGGGCTTCCATGGTTGATCCGCTTTCTTGCccggagaaagacgaggaagcaGCCATGACGTCAGAGTTCCAGCGTCAGGCACACATCCGCTACAGCCTCCGCAGACCCAAGAAGCCTCCGCCGGCGCCCCCTCAGAGCCCCGAGGCCGACAGGGCGCAGGACCTGGGCGGCAGCAGCAGCGACGTCGCGGGAGCCAGGGCGAACAGCCGTGTACATCTGAACTGCTCGTACAACAGCCTCGAGAGCCAGGAGGGGCACCACGCCCACCCGAGGAGCTGCACCAGCAGCCCTCACGACCTGAACTCCGGCGCGTCCGACGTCGAGCTCAGCCCGACTTCGAAGTCCTTCTCGAGCGGCCACAGCATCGGCAGCAACGACTCCGACCACTTGAAGGCCCCCGCGGCGGCGCTGAGGCTCACGGCCCACTCCACGTACAACCTGCGGACGTCCTCCCCGACGGCGGGAGACGACCAGCCGTCCTCCCTCATCCACTGCCCGACGGCGAGTCCGACGGCGCTGTCGGCTCTCTTCAGGAAGCGGAGCATGAGTGACGAGACGCTTTACAAG GGTGCGAGGCACGGCGAGGAACCAATATACGCGACTCCAATTTTCACAAGTAACAAGGGTTCTTCTGGACATTCAAGGCAGAGAGAGCTCCACTACATG TGTTCAATACTATTCTCGAACGACGAGGAGGCAGACGGAGGCCGCGACGGGACGAGGTGCCGGAGGAacagccgaggaggaggagggtcaggAGCAGGGTCAGGAGCAGGGTCAGGAGCAGGGTCAGGAGCAGATTCCTCCGCCGACGGAAGCAAGAACCGCGCGGGGATCATCTCCGCGTGGAAGAGGGAATTCCGACAGAGCTGCAGACACGTCCAGAACAAGATTAAGAAGTCGGTCATCAGATAG
- the LOC125026179 gene encoding uncharacterized protein LOC125026179 isoform X2, whose product MAVEARVSVQAMKGRFEQLHEDAPTPATSPPPAHAPAPTPKTSTSPLRLRSASVSGGQGACPSAPQDRKPSERFLDTREEVRKHLGSRSAARAEEAAPKNRSFLAGIVSPAFIGSRGLRSSSTSSSPKKSLKRIGTSELNLVERGAEDEVDTPLRRVSDGNGVGGKPSVVRRIPVFKSVEGGLDNRREEGGGALNANGDLGEHDRKKVLGHARSRSHGNFIITRDVEKDVGAGEKGVGGVTKAKENIWNKDVIVRAMRQKSSDNLFNNRDSRSDYSFEGKQKLVATVVKNMRNKEKPNVLRKFSFTSKTEKELKNKKEKAVAPAKKDKQQVLPVSAPEKKHKWKDREHKPDKTFTSVKKIEIKAAYPSSDGKTSPTSVNIVTSDAVIATAAIAKAVANIAASKAEMSVADGGESASPPATSTSSEPPARPPRRRVGLTPRKKGRAPSPPGPPGEAPQAHKHTLSEDEGSPSHLRAEGRKSIDIHETRMLAEIELSDGIHPDGFRDARLLATDRHRSSDSLSASKVSDRSRQSSPVTAPDASPVWVKRTSVSSLGSSRGASPVEAALGAASKGENRIVPGDLRGHLHDSDQRAASRLEGGVRSPQPHQGESGGESKFDSSENAELEGLPMGPPPKKPPRTFAYDIYKNSKVSRSAGEAVEGADSVGESSVSSSEKLNASPEPVYAVPVKKKKGDKKLDIKPPIRSNSDLSKRELVKPSVAPKPPHIMTKAKRASMVDPLSCPEKDEEAAMTSEFQRQAHIRYSLRRPKKPPPAPPQSPEADRAQDLGGSSSDVAGARANSRVHLNCSYNSLESQEGHHAHPRSCTSSPHDLNSGASDVELSPTSKSFSSGHSIGSNDSDHLKAPAAALRLTAHSTYNLRTSSPTAGDDQPSSLIHCPTASPTALSALFRKRSMSDETLYKGARHGEEPIYATPIFTSNKGSSGHSRQRELHYMEADGGRDGTRCRRNSRGGGGSGAGSGAGSGAGSGADSSADGSKNRAGIISAWKREFRQSCRHVQNKIKKSVIR is encoded by the exons ATGGCGGTGGAGGCGCGAGTGAGCGTGCAGGCCATGAAGGGCCGGTTCGAGCAGCTCCACGAGGACGCCCCAACACccgccacctcccctcctcccgcccacgCCCCTGCGCCCACGCCCAAAACGAGCACGTCTCCTCTACGGCTGAGGTCGGCGTCGGTCAGCGGCGGCCAGGGGGCGTGTCCCTCGGCGCCGCAGGACAGGAAGCCGTCGGAGCGGTTCCTGGACacgagggaggaggtcaggaagCACCTGGGCAGCAGGTCGGCGGCGCGGGCGGAGGAGGCGGCGCCCAAGAACAGGTCGTTTCTGGCCGGCATCGTGTCCCCGGCCTTCATCGGGTCGCGGGGCCTGAGGTcgtcctccacgtcctcctctccCAAGAAGAGCCTCAAGAGGATCGGGACGTCGGAGCTGAACCTTGTCGAGCGCGGGGCCGAGGACGAGGTCGACACGCCCCTGCGCAGGGTGTCCGACGGGAACGGCGTCGGAGGGAAGCCCAGCGTGGTACGGAGGATCCCCGTGTTCAAGTCGGTGGAAGGAGGACTCGATAACaggcgggaagagggagggggcgccCTGAACGCCAACGGCGACCTGGGCGAACACGACAGAAAGAAGGTTCTCGGCCACGCGCGCTCGAGGTCTCACGGGAACTTCATCATAACGAGAGATGTTGAGAAGGATGTCGGTGCGGGAGAGAAGGGCGTCGGCGGTGTCACGAAAGCCAAAGAGAACATCTGGAACAAGGATGTCATCGTGAGGGCCATGAGGCAGAAGAGCAGCGACAACCTCTTCAACAACAGGGATTCCAGGAGCGACTACTCCTTCGAGGGCAAGCAGAAACTCGTGGCCACGGTGGTGAAAAatatgagaaacaaagaaaagcccAACGTTCTGAGAAAGTTTAGCTTCACTTCGAAGACTGAAAAAGAgttaaagaacaagaaagagaaagcagttGCCCCGGCTAAGAAGGACAAGCAGCAGGTCCTGCCTGTCTCCGCGCCAGAAAAAAAGCACAAGTGGAAGGACAGAGAACACAAACCAGATAAAACCTTTACAAGTGTCAAGAAGATTGAGATAAAAGCAGCGTATCCCTCTTCAGATGGAAAGACATCACCGACATCGGTGAATATAGTAACCTCAGATGCTGTGATTGCAACTGCTGCAATTGCAAAAGCAGTAGCGAATATTGCAGCCTCGAAAGCTGAAATGAGCGTAGCGGACGGCGGTGAATCCGCCAGTCCCCCGGCGACCAGCACTTCGTCAGAGCCTCCAGCCCGACCCCCGCGGCGGCGAGTAGGGCTGACACCCCGGAAGAAGGGCAGGGCTCCGTCCCCGCCGGGTCCGCCGGGGGAGGCGcctcaagcacacaagcacactttGTCCGAGGATGAAGGGTCTCCTAGTCACTTACGTGCTGAGGGCCGCAAGTCAATTGACATCCACGAAACACGCATGCTTGCAGAGATCGAGCTGAGCGATGGCATTCATCCAGATGGCTTTAGAGACGCGCGGTTGCTTgcgacagacaggcacagatccTCCGACTCCCTGAGTGCAAGCAAGGTGTCCGACAGATCGAGGCAAAGCTCCCCAGTGACGGCTCCCGATGCTTCCCCCGTGTGGGTCAAGAGAACGTCCGTTTCTAGTCTAGGGTCCAGCAGGGGGGCGTCCCCGGTGGAGGCTGCTCTCGGGGCAGCCAGTAAGGGGGAGAATAGAATAGTTCCCGGCGACCTGAGAGGGCATCTCCATGACAGTGACCAGCGGGCAGCCTCCAGGCTCGAGGGCGGGGTGCGCTCTCCTCAGCCGCACCAAGGCGAGAGCGGCGGTGAATCCAAGTTCGACTCTTCGGAGAATGCGGAGCTGGAAGGCCTCCCTATGGGCCCCCCGCCCAAGAAGCCACCGAGGACCTTCGCCTACGACATCTACAAGAACAGCAAGGTGTCCCGGAGTGCGGGCGAGGCCGTGGAGGGCGCGGACAGCGTGGGGGAGAGCTCCGTGTCCAGCAGTGAGAAGCTGAACGCGTCCCCAGAGCCTGTTTACGCAGTGCCggtcaagaagaaaaaaggtgacaAGAAGCTCGACATCAAGCCTCCCATCAGGAGCAACAGCGACCTGTCGAAGAGGGAGCTCGTGAAGCCCTCGGTGGCGCCGAAGCCTCCCCACATCATGACCAAGGCCAAGAGGGCTTCCATGGTTGATCCGCTTTCTTGCccggagaaagacgaggaagcaGCCATGACGTCAGAGTTCCAGCGTCAGGCACACATCCGCTACAGCCTCCGCAGACCCAAGAAGCCTCCGCCGGCGCCCCCTCAGAGCCCCGAGGCCGACAGGGCGCAGGACCTGGGCGGCAGCAGCAGCGACGTCGCGGGAGCCAGGGCGAACAGCCGTGTACATCTGAACTGCTCGTACAACAGCCTCGAGAGCCAGGAGGGGCACCACGCCCACCCGAGGAGCTGCACCAGCAGCCCTCACGACCTGAACTCCGGCGCGTCCGACGTCGAGCTCAGCCCGACTTCGAAGTCCTTCTCGAGCGGCCACAGCATCGGCAGCAACGACTCCGACCACTTGAAGGCCCCCGCGGCGGCGCTGAGGCTCACGGCCCACTCCACGTACAACCTGCGGACGTCCTCCCCGACGGCGGGAGACGACCAGCCGTCCTCCCTCATCCACTGCCCGACGGCGAGTCCGACGGCGCTGTCGGCTCTCTTCAGGAAGCGGAGCATGAGTGACGAGACGCTTTACAAG GGTGCGAGGCACGGCGAGGAACCAATATACGCGACTCCAATTTTCACAAGTAACAAGGGTTCTTCTGGACATTCAAGGCAGAGAGAGCTCCACTACATG GAGGCAGACGGAGGCCGCGACGGGACGAGGTGCCGGAGGAacagccgaggaggaggagggtcaggAGCAGGGTCAGGAGCAGGGTCAGGAGCAGGGTCAGGAGCAGATTCCTCCGCCGACGGAAGCAAGAACCGCGCGGGGATCATCTCCGCGTGGAAGAGGGAATTCCGACAGAGCTGCAGACACGTCCAGAACAAGATTAAGAAGTCGGTCATCAGATAG